A region of Granulicella aggregans DNA encodes the following proteins:
- the amaB gene encoding L-piperidine-6-carboxylate dehydrogenase — protein MSALAETLLVATESTPLSSQVHALLSELGVPTTAYTHGDLPAHSPITGETLAHLPQISSGAATTAIVQAHAAAKEWRNVPAPRRGELIRILGEELRAALPSLGRLVTIESGKLLSEGFGEVQEMVDICTFAAGLSRQLAGLTLPSERAHHRMMETWHPLGVVGVISAFNFPVAVWSWNAALALVCGNSVVWKPSEKTPLTALATQAIFDRAAAKFAAATGHSIPEGLSTLLIGNAQIGELLVDSPLVPLVSATGSTRMGRAVGPRLAARFAKSILELGGNNAAIVAPSADLDLTLRAVAFSAMGTAGQRCTTLRRLIVHESVYDTLILQLKRVYSSVVIGDPRTAGTLVGPLIDEAAFNAMQQALANAKQDGATITGGERVAITNQPEAFYVRPALVEIATQTDTVKHETFAPILYVLKYRDLDEAIALQNDVPQGLSSSIFTLNLREAEFFLSARGSDCGIANVNIGTSGAEIGGAFGGEKETGGGRESGSDAWKQYMRRATNTINFGTDLPLAQGVSFDID, from the coding sequence ATGTCCGCACTCGCTGAAACGCTGCTGGTCGCCACCGAATCGACGCCCCTCTCATCCCAAGTCCACGCGCTTCTCTCTGAGCTAGGCGTGCCCACTACCGCCTACACCCATGGCGACCTTCCGGCCCACTCTCCTATCACCGGCGAGACCCTCGCCCATCTTCCGCAAATTTCGAGCGGCGCAGCGACGACCGCCATTGTTCAGGCCCACGCCGCTGCCAAAGAGTGGCGCAACGTCCCCGCCCCGCGTCGCGGCGAACTCATCCGCATCCTCGGCGAGGAGCTCCGCGCAGCCCTCCCGTCCCTCGGCCGTCTGGTGACCATCGAGTCCGGCAAGCTCCTCTCCGAAGGCTTCGGCGAGGTCCAGGAGATGGTCGACATCTGCACCTTCGCCGCTGGCCTCTCCCGGCAGCTCGCTGGCCTCACGCTGCCCTCCGAGCGCGCCCACCACCGCATGATGGAGACTTGGCACCCGCTAGGCGTCGTCGGCGTCATCTCTGCCTTCAACTTCCCAGTCGCCGTCTGGAGCTGGAACGCCGCACTCGCGCTGGTCTGCGGTAACTCCGTGGTCTGGAAGCCCTCCGAAAAGACGCCGCTCACCGCGCTCGCTACGCAGGCCATCTTCGACCGCGCCGCCGCCAAGTTTGCAGCCGCAACCGGCCACTCTATTCCTGAAGGCCTATCCACGCTCCTTATCGGCAACGCGCAGATCGGCGAACTCCTTGTCGACTCCCCGCTCGTCCCGCTCGTCTCCGCCACCGGCTCAACCCGCATGGGCCGAGCCGTCGGCCCAAGACTAGCCGCACGCTTCGCCAAGTCCATCCTCGAGCTAGGCGGCAACAACGCAGCCATCGTTGCACCCTCCGCCGACCTCGACCTGACCCTCCGCGCCGTCGCCTTCTCCGCCATGGGCACGGCAGGCCAGCGCTGCACGACATTGCGTAGACTGATCGTGCACGAGTCCGTCTACGACACTCTCATCCTGCAGCTCAAGCGCGTCTACTCCTCAGTGGTCATTGGCGACCCCCGCACCGCTGGCACCCTCGTCGGCCCTCTCATCGACGAAGCCGCCTTCAACGCCATGCAGCAAGCCCTCGCCAACGCGAAGCAAGACGGCGCGACCATCACCGGCGGCGAACGCGTCGCGATCACGAACCAGCCCGAAGCCTTCTACGTCCGCCCAGCCCTCGTCGAAATCGCCACCCAAACCGATACGGTCAAGCACGAGACCTTCGCCCCCATCCTCTACGTGCTTAAGTACCGCGACCTGGACGAAGCCATCGCCCTCCAAAACGATGTTCCCCAGGGTCTCTCGTCCTCAATCTTTACCTTGAACCTCCGCGAAGCGGAATTCTTCCTCTCCGCACGCGGCTCCGACTGCGGTATCGCCAACGTCAACATCGGCACCTCCGGCGCGGAGATCGGCGGAGCCTTTGGTGGGGAAAAAGAGACTGGCGGAGGCCGCGAGTCCGGCTCCGACGCCTGGAAGCAGTACATGCGCCGAGCCACCAACACCATCAACTTCGGCACTGACCTTCCCCTCGCCCAGGGCGTCAGCTTCGACATCGACTAA
- a CDS encoding patatin-like phospholipase family protein, with the protein MPPFKLGINMAGAVSAGAYTAGVLDFLTEVLDDWYAQKKVDPTVPAHDISIEVFTGASAGGMCAAISAILLQDEFEHISDTSKTGTTNRFYESWVNKIDIQPLLGSDDLADPETSVESLLDSTIIEEIAQYALTRKNPLPEPRPYVSPNLNIFLSLTNLRGVPYSIVSVAPGSVEESTFFYGDRIRFQLESAASFPTYPPPPLPDRILDVNAAAMSYPPTLAWQTLQTAAMATGAFPVFLKPRVLPRFQAEYCPPGWESVATADSTTTPTGPPHFPPAMPNPFKTVNVDGGVTNNDPFNYAHDFLLASSCPVPGTTHLVSDAVATDRAVLSVAPFPTTQVYDSVYDPDKQSAVVRALPALFGALISQSRFFGQSLSKLLGGASFSNFIIAPSDDDLRRKHLADPSKTPPALQCAALSAFGGFFERGFRAHDFALGRRNCQKFLMDHFLLPQDNVIIAPSLPSDAAALAALIARYGRPNPTPPDASKPPVSPGKPWLPIVPICSPHLREPIPEVPRFQMREAKLDIIVDLIFRRFRAVIAKLIAPAPWALRTFLSPGPVIISCLAKGALKRALVKQLGNSYKA; encoded by the coding sequence ATGCCGCCCTTCAAACTTGGTATCAACATGGCAGGAGCTGTCTCCGCCGGAGCCTACACCGCAGGCGTCCTTGACTTCCTCACCGAAGTGCTCGACGACTGGTACGCCCAGAAAAAAGTCGACCCCACCGTGCCCGCCCACGACATCTCCATCGAAGTCTTCACCGGTGCCTCCGCCGGCGGCATGTGCGCTGCCATCTCCGCCATCCTCCTGCAGGACGAATTCGAGCACATCTCCGACACTTCCAAGACCGGCACCACCAATCGCTTCTACGAGAGCTGGGTCAACAAGATCGACATCCAGCCTCTCCTTGGCAGCGACGACCTCGCCGACCCCGAAACTTCCGTCGAATCTCTCCTCGACTCCACCATCATCGAAGAGATCGCTCAGTACGCGCTCACCCGCAAGAACCCACTCCCCGAACCCCGCCCCTACGTCTCGCCCAATCTCAACATCTTCCTCTCGCTCACTAACCTCCGCGGCGTTCCTTACTCCATCGTCAGCGTCGCTCCCGGCTCGGTCGAAGAGTCCACCTTCTTCTACGGCGACCGCATCCGCTTCCAACTCGAATCCGCCGCCTCCTTCCCCACCTACCCGCCCCCACCGCTGCCCGACCGCATCCTCGACGTCAACGCCGCCGCCATGTCGTATCCCCCAACCCTCGCCTGGCAGACCCTCCAGACCGCCGCCATGGCCACCGGCGCATTCCCGGTCTTCCTCAAGCCTCGCGTCCTTCCGCGATTCCAGGCCGAGTACTGCCCGCCCGGCTGGGAGTCCGTCGCCACTGCCGACAGCACCACGACGCCGACGGGGCCGCCGCACTTTCCACCCGCCATGCCCAATCCTTTCAAGACCGTGAACGTAGATGGCGGCGTCACCAACAACGACCCCTTCAACTACGCCCACGATTTCCTGCTCGCATCTTCCTGCCCCGTGCCCGGAACGACACACCTCGTCAGCGACGCCGTCGCGACCGACCGCGCCGTCCTCAGCGTCGCTCCCTTCCCCACCACACAGGTCTACGACTCCGTCTACGACCCTGACAAGCAATCCGCCGTCGTCCGCGCCCTGCCCGCGCTCTTCGGAGCTCTCATCTCGCAGTCGCGCTTCTTCGGCCAGTCGCTCAGCAAGCTCCTCGGCGGAGCCAGCTTCAGCAACTTCATCATCGCCCCCTCCGACGACGACCTCCGCAGGAAACACCTGGCCGACCCATCCAAGACCCCACCCGCATTGCAGTGCGCTGCCCTCAGCGCCTTCGGAGGCTTCTTCGAGCGCGGCTTCCGCGCCCACGATTTTGCCCTCGGTCGCCGCAACTGTCAGAAGTTCCTCATGGACCACTTCCTCCTGCCCCAGGACAACGTCATCATTGCCCCATCGCTTCCTTCGGATGCCGCCGCCCTGGCCGCACTCATCGCCCGCTACGGCCGCCCCAACCCTACGCCGCCGGATGCCTCCAAGCCTCCCGTCTCACCCGGCAAACCCTGGCTGCCCATCGTCCCCATCTGCTCTCCGCATCTCCGCGAACCCATCCCCGAAGTGCCGCGCTTCCAGATGCGCGAGGCCAAGCTCGACATCATCGTCGACCTCATCTTCAGGCGTTTCCGCGCCGTCATCGCGAAGCTCATCGCTCCCGCACCCTGGGCGCTCCGAACCTTCCTCTCGCCTGGCCCAGTGATCATCTCCTGCCTGGCAAAGGGCGCGCTCAAGAGGGCCTTGGTCAAGCAACTCGGCAACTCCTACAAAGCGTGA
- a CDS encoding porin — MWQRTEWVLLCGVLLAGRLIAQTEPAPAADTAASRTGSLFERWERFYAEDWKGTAASGPPAPRRGLPSPLSSPPFPNVDWSYGGSPQIGEMDTNGYPLMTAINGAKSRTKLYGWVEPSFNLSTSRDRNYPQTNDIYSNRVELDQFVVYVERLPDTVQREHIDWGFHLTSFFGTDYRSTTDKGYLSSQLIDHDRQYGFDPVLEYLDVYFPHVAKGMNVRVGRWISIPGIEAQLTPNNYDFSHSLLYSIDPFTDTGVLATIQLNDQWLVQAGLTGSHDVALWTPDAKPSFTGCVNYTTKSVNDNFYVCANGINDGEYAFNNVQMYDGTWYHKVGKNWHFATEAYAMYQRDVPSVTGPIAPEKGTNGAACRLGEVKCFAPEWAMVNYANRQLSAHDFFSFRSDFLNDKKGQRTGTATKYSEGTLMLSHWVGSTIQIRPEVRFDHAWDRPGYDKGTRTNQFTFASDVIVHF; from the coding sequence GTGTGGCAGAGAACTGAATGGGTGTTGCTGTGTGGGGTATTGCTGGCGGGGCGCTTAATCGCTCAGACGGAGCCGGCGCCTGCAGCTGACACGGCGGCTTCGCGGACGGGCAGTCTGTTTGAGCGCTGGGAACGGTTTTACGCGGAGGATTGGAAGGGGACGGCGGCTTCGGGGCCGCCTGCCCCACGACGGGGATTGCCTTCGCCCTTGAGCTCGCCGCCGTTTCCGAACGTGGACTGGTCCTATGGCGGGTCACCACAGATTGGCGAGATGGACACGAACGGGTATCCGTTGATGACCGCGATCAACGGGGCAAAGAGCCGGACGAAGCTCTATGGGTGGGTTGAGCCATCGTTCAATCTGAGCACATCGCGTGACCGGAACTATCCGCAAACCAACGACATCTACTCAAACCGGGTGGAGTTAGACCAGTTCGTGGTGTACGTGGAGCGGCTTCCGGACACGGTGCAGCGGGAGCATATCGACTGGGGATTTCACCTGACTTCGTTCTTCGGGACGGACTATCGGTCGACGACGGACAAAGGCTACCTGAGCAGTCAACTGATCGACCATGACCGCCAGTACGGCTTCGATCCGGTGCTGGAGTATCTGGACGTGTACTTCCCGCACGTGGCGAAGGGGATGAATGTGCGGGTAGGGCGGTGGATCTCGATCCCTGGAATCGAGGCCCAACTGACCCCGAACAACTATGACTTCAGCCACTCGCTGCTGTACTCGATTGACCCTTTCACCGACACGGGAGTGCTGGCGACGATCCAGTTGAACGACCAGTGGCTGGTGCAGGCGGGGCTTACAGGCAGCCACGACGTGGCGTTATGGACGCCCGATGCGAAGCCGTCGTTTACGGGGTGCGTGAACTATACGACCAAGAGTGTGAATGACAACTTCTACGTGTGCGCGAACGGGATCAACGATGGAGAGTATGCCTTCAACAACGTGCAGATGTACGACGGCACCTGGTATCACAAGGTCGGAAAGAACTGGCACTTTGCGACTGAGGCGTATGCGATGTATCAGCGAGACGTGCCAAGCGTGACGGGGCCGATCGCTCCCGAAAAAGGCACAAATGGAGCGGCCTGCAGGCTGGGCGAGGTGAAGTGTTTTGCGCCTGAGTGGGCGATGGTGAACTACGCGAACCGGCAACTTTCGGCGCATGACTTCTTCTCGTTTCGCAGCGACTTCCTGAATGACAAGAAGGGGCAGCGGACAGGGACGGCGACGAAGTACAGCGAGGGCACTCTGATGCTGAGCCACTGGGTGGGGTCGACGATTCAGATACGGCCGGAGGTGCGGTTCGACCATGCGTGGGATCGGCCGGGATATGACAAAGGCACAAGGACAAACCAGTTCACGTTTGCTTCGGATGTGATTGTTCACTTTTGA
- a CDS encoding alpha-mannosidase: MRVPLLASVLSVFCLLPTLATAQFGQQPPAPQATLDPASTATLDRLGSLGSFPAVDWRFHPADIAHGEDPKLDDSAWPVAKTTRNTTDHEAVWYRARLTVPKTLNGYDLTGTRIWIRFDVGANGPMPEILYFDGRRVALGEDLEQTVLFENAKPGDSVLVAVKLLHTNDDKTFNGVIMHIDMAPGRPNPLDLRTQFEVSQKLLPWVGDHHGAADPKDLATLTAAIKAVDLSALDKSDQAAFDASLTKSLSLLEPLRPILQKDTIHMTGNSHIDAAWLWPESETIDVVRRTFSTALQLMNEYPDYTYTQSAAQYNEWMADKYPAMDAEIKQRIKEGRWEVVGGMWVEPDLNLPDGESQVRSLLLGKRWFKQHYGVDVRIGWNPDSFGYNWQLPQIYKRSGVDYFVTQKMTWNDTNQLPFKLFWWQSPDGSKVLSYFPHDYANGNLDPVRLSGDLAVSRQRAPGMSTMMDLYGIGDHGGGPTRTILDEGEHWAHADNAVTPQMHFGLAQTFFTAAEQTIAPDSQTWNYQSIAKGYKFPTPESGKMVIPTWKDEMYFEYHRGVQTTQAQHKRNMREAEENTLNAEKLSSIAWLYGDTYPNAQFTDAWKKIAFNGFHDLAAGSGIGIIYKDAQKEFDMVRLEDAEAASHALKSIAARIDTGEEPGIPVLVTNPLAWPRDGLVRVEVELPKPDGEPSVRDANGNVLPSQIIAADPQTNRFTLEVLTNKTPSMGYQVLHVTSAEHLAGVGYAATSTKLENGNLRLTIDPTTGCITSLVNKKSNFDAIAPKSCGNQLQAFKDTPKDYDAWNIDYGTLDHPMPIDKVDSIKLIENGPVRSTIRIERTWQSSHFIQDISLAANADTVVIDNTVDWHETHILLKAAFPLAASGPMATFEIPYGTIQRPTTRNNSWESAKFEVPALRWADLGDAHNGFSLLNEEKYGYDAIGNVLRLSLLRSPTWPDPEADRGIQHFRYALYPHAGTWQQAMTERKGYELNYPLQASAVEAHMGSLAASHSFVSVEDDNVILTAIKKSEDTNALILRVYDWSGKSSSAKFMLPPGATSATEVNLMEQPIGNPISVANNTATLPVGPFEIKTLRVDYPH; this comes from the coding sequence ATGCGCGTCCCGCTCCTCGCCTCAGTTCTCTCGGTCTTCTGCCTCCTCCCCACGCTCGCGACCGCCCAGTTCGGCCAGCAGCCTCCCGCGCCCCAGGCCACCCTCGACCCCGCATCGACCGCGACCCTCGACCGCCTCGGCTCTCTCGGCAGCTTTCCCGCCGTCGACTGGCGCTTCCACCCCGCCGACATCGCCCACGGCGAAGATCCGAAGCTCGACGACTCCGCATGGCCCGTCGCCAAGACGACGCGCAACACGACCGACCACGAGGCCGTCTGGTACCGCGCCCGCCTCACCGTGCCCAAGACGCTCAACGGCTACGACCTTACCGGCACTCGGATCTGGATTCGCTTCGACGTCGGCGCGAACGGCCCCATGCCGGAGATCCTCTACTTCGACGGTCGCCGCGTCGCCCTCGGCGAAGACCTCGAACAGACGGTCTTGTTTGAGAATGCGAAGCCCGGCGATTCCGTCCTGGTGGCCGTCAAGCTCCTCCACACCAATGACGACAAGACCTTCAACGGCGTCATAATGCACATCGACATGGCCCCCGGCCGTCCGAATCCTCTCGACCTCCGCACCCAGTTCGAAGTCTCCCAGAAGCTCCTTCCATGGGTGGGAGACCACCATGGTGCCGCCGACCCCAAAGACCTCGCCACCCTCACCGCCGCCATCAAGGCCGTCGATCTCTCCGCTCTCGACAAATCCGATCAAGCCGCCTTCGACGCCTCCCTCACCAAGTCCCTCTCGCTCCTCGAACCGCTGCGCCCCATCCTGCAAAAAGACACGATCCACATGACCGGCAACTCACACATCGACGCTGCGTGGCTATGGCCCGAGTCCGAGACCATCGACGTCGTCCGCCGCACCTTCTCCACCGCCCTGCAGTTGATGAACGAGTACCCCGACTACACCTACACCCAGTCCGCCGCGCAGTACAACGAGTGGATGGCCGACAAGTATCCGGCCATGGATGCAGAGATCAAGCAGCGCATCAAGGAAGGCCGCTGGGAGGTCGTCGGCGGTATGTGGGTCGAGCCCGACCTCAATCTTCCCGACGGCGAATCGCAGGTCCGGTCACTTCTCCTGGGGAAGCGCTGGTTCAAGCAGCACTACGGCGTCGACGTCCGCATTGGCTGGAACCCCGACTCCTTCGGCTACAACTGGCAGCTCCCGCAGATCTACAAACGCTCTGGAGTCGATTACTTCGTCACCCAGAAGATGACCTGGAACGACACGAACCAGCTTCCCTTCAAGCTCTTCTGGTGGCAGTCCCCCGACGGCAGCAAGGTCCTCAGCTACTTCCCCCACGACTACGCCAACGGCAACCTCGACCCTGTCCGTCTCTCCGGCGATCTCGCCGTCTCGCGCCAGCGCGCCCCGGGTATGTCCACCATGATGGACCTCTACGGCATCGGCGATCACGGCGGCGGCCCCACCCGCACCATCCTCGACGAGGGCGAGCACTGGGCCCACGCGGACAACGCCGTGACGCCGCAGATGCACTTCGGCCTGGCCCAGACCTTCTTCACCGCCGCCGAACAGACCATCGCCCCTGACTCCCAGACCTGGAACTACCAGTCCATCGCCAAGGGCTACAAGTTCCCCACGCCCGAGTCTGGCAAGATGGTCATTCCAACCTGGAAGGACGAGATGTACTTCGAGTACCATCGCGGCGTCCAGACCACCCAGGCACAGCACAAGCGCAACATGCGCGAGGCCGAAGAGAACACCCTCAACGCCGAAAAACTCTCGTCCATCGCCTGGCTCTACGGCGACACCTACCCCAACGCCCAGTTCACCGATGCCTGGAAAAAGATCGCCTTCAACGGCTTCCACGACCTGGCCGCCGGTTCCGGCATCGGCATCATCTACAAAGATGCTCAGAAAGAGTTCGACATGGTCCGCCTCGAAGATGCTGAGGCTGCCTCTCACGCACTCAAATCCATCGCCGCGAGAATCGACACCGGCGAAGAACCCGGCATCCCTGTGCTCGTCACCAACCCACTCGCGTGGCCCCGCGATGGCCTCGTCCGCGTCGAAGTCGAACTCCCGAAGCCCGACGGCGAACCCTCCGTCCGCGATGCCAACGGCAACGTCCTGCCCTCGCAGATCATCGCCGCCGACCCTCAGACCAACCGCTTCACCCTCGAAGTCCTGACCAATAAGACGCCCAGCATGGGCTACCAGGTGCTCCACGTGACCTCTGCGGAGCACCTCGCTGGCGTAGGCTACGCCGCAACTTCCACCAAGCTCGAAAACGGCAACCTTCGCCTCACCATCGACCCCACCACCGGCTGCATCACCAGCCTCGTCAACAAAAAGTCCAACTTCGACGCCATTGCCCCGAAGTCCTGCGGCAACCAGCTCCAGGCCTTCAAGGACACCCCCAAGGACTACGACGCCTGGAACATCGACTACGGCACGCTCGATCACCCGATGCCGATCGACAAGGTCGACTCTATCAAGCTCATCGAGAATGGCCCGGTTCGGTCAACCATCCGCATCGAACGCACCTGGCAGAGCTCCCACTTCATCCAGGACATCTCGCTGGCCGCCAACGCCGACACCGTCGTCATCGACAACACCGTCGACTGGCACGAAACCCACATCTTGCTGAAGGCCGCTTTCCCGCTCGCCGCATCCGGCCCCATGGCCACGTTTGAGATTCCCTACGGCACCATCCAGCGGCCAACCACGCGGAATAATTCGTGGGAGTCCGCGAAGTTCGAAGTGCCCGCCCTCCGCTGGGCCGACCTCGGTGACGCTCACAACGGCTTCTCGCTCCTCAACGAAGAGAAGTACGGCTACGACGCCATCGGCAACGTTCTTCGCCTGTCGCTTCTCCGCTCGCCCACCTGGCCCGACCCCGAAGCCGACCGTGGCATCCAGCACTTCCGCTACGCGCTCTACCCACACGCCGGGACCTGGCAGCAGGCCATGACGGAGCGCAAGGGCTACGAGCTCAACTACCCGCTGCAAGCCTCCGCAGTCGAAGCCCACATGGGCTCGCTAGCAGCCTCGCACTCCTTCGTCTCCGTCGAAGACGACAACGTCATCCTCACCGCCATCAAGAAGTCCGAGGACACCAACGCCCTTATCCTCCGCGTCTACGACTGGTCCGGCAAGTCCTCCAGCGCGAAGTTCATGCTGCCCCCCGGCGCAACCTCCGCCACAGAGGTCAACCTCATGGAGCAGCCCATCGGCAACCCGATCTCTGTGGCCAACAACACCGCCACCCTGCCCGTAGGCCCGTTCGAAATCAAGACCCTCAGAGTCGACTACCCCCACTAA